Proteins encoded within one genomic window of Hahella chejuensis KCTC 2396:
- the rplR gene encoding 50S ribosomal protein L18: MSDKKISRLRRAKKTRYKIRELGVDRLSINRTPRHIYAQIISADGSKVLATASTLDKDLRAGATGNVEAAGKVGAMIAERAKAAGITKVAFDRSGFKYHGRVKALADAARENGLEF, from the coding sequence ATGAGTGACAAAAAGATTTCTCGGTTACGTCGGGCTAAGAAAACCCGTTATAAAATTCGTGAACTCGGTGTCGACAGATTGAGCATCAATCGGACGCCGCGTCATATCTACGCGCAAATTATCAGCGCGGATGGAAGCAAGGTTTTGGCCACAGCTTCCACTCTGGATAAAGATTTGCGTGCAGGCGCTACCGGCAACGTAGAAGCTGCAGGTAAAGTTGGCGCAATGATCGCGGAAAGAGCTAAGGCTGCAGGCATTACCAAAGTGGCTTTTGACCGTTCCGGCTTCAAGTACCATGGTCGTGTAAAAGCGTTAGCTGATGCTGCGCGGGAAAACGGACTCGAGTTTTAA